ATTGCCTGAAGCTGATTATGTGACTTACTTAAGTAGAGATACACATCAAACTTCTACAAGTAAAGGAAAAATTCTAAAACATTCGGATAAAAGATTTGGTACTTATAATGAAATTCCTCCTGGAGAGTATTATCTTGTACCAGGTGTTTCTGGCCAAAAATATAAAATATATGTAATTGATTCTGAAAATAAATCTGCTGCTGCTGAAAATGGTATTGATGGGCCTGATGGTTCACGAGGAGGCGTAGCCTTACACCACTATACTCCACGTTTTTCAGTCGGATGTTTTACATTTAATTCAGGAAATGATACAACTCCTGTTCAGAAACTTATTGATAATTTATCAGATTTACCTATAAATGATAAAAAACCTGTACGTTTTATTGTAAAAGAAAGAAAAGTAAAAGAGTCTACTTGGAATAATTCCGACTTTGGAACTAAAAAATGGACAGGAACTTAAAAATGAAAAAATGAAAAATCTTACACCTTACATCTTAGTTGGTTTCTCTCTGTTCATATCATGTAATGGACAGGAAAATAAATCACAAAAAAATAAAGAAACAAAAAACAAAGAAATGAACTCTTTAAAAAACGCTCCATACAATATTACAGATGATGGAGATGGAACAAAATCAAACTATGATGATCTATCTCCTGAATTTATAAAGACAGAAAAAAGAATATTAGACCAAAGAAAATTTCAATTTCCGGATGAAAACACTTTCAATCACAAGATTGCAGAAGTATTTTCCATTAATTTAAAAGAATATTCAAATCCTATTATTGCCTTACGTCTTTCAATGTTTCCTGAAGTGGCTATTAGAAAAGATCAATTTATCTTCATTCAGGATGCCAATGCCAATGAACCTGAATTTATAAATCCTGATTTATTATATCACTTTAATTCCTATGTATTTTATAATACACCTGTCTCTTATATCTGGTTACAGTCTAATAGTCCCAATCTTCTATATGATTTAGTCGTTCATTACGGGTATAATAAAGATAAAAAACTTGTAGAATCAATATTTAAAAAATTTGATTTTAATAGCCTTTCTGAGATGGAAGAATTAATCTTTAGCGACTCCGGTACTCATAAAAAATTAAAAAAACAAATATTTGATGATATAGAAACCATCATCTATAAAGGTAAAGTTGAAGATTTTTCTTATGCAAAAGAGGGAAATGGATATCTTAGAATAGGTGAAATTATCAATACAATTTCGGCTTCACCTAAAGAATATGATGAACCAGAACAAACAATTTCTTATTTATTTGAGCGAGAACTAAGAGTGGGAATTCAAGGTGATATTGAAAGTTATCTGAATAAAAATCCACAATATCAATCAAATTTGGAAAAAAACAATTTCTATGATTTACCTACTTTAAAAAAATATGTAAAATACATCTATCAAAAGGAAAGTAATGTCATCTTTACAGTACAAGACGCTGATGGGTATACTAACCTCAGAAAGGATAAAAACTCTTCTTCTCAAATCCTACAAAAAATAAACACAGGTGAACAGATTGATGTATTAGATCAAAGTGGAGACTGGTGGTTAGTCGTATCAAAAGAAGGAAAAAAGGGATATGTTCACAAAAGTAGAATAAAATCTGAATAAATATGCTAATCAAATGATGAAAACCCTGTCCTTACTTTTCGCCTCCATTTTACTTTCTTGCAATAAACAAGAAAGTAAAATGGAGGGTAGAAAAGAAAACTCTATAAATCATAATTCTTTAAAAGCACAAGATACCTTAGTATCATCGAAACCTGATAGTAAAACTGCAGAGTCAACAGGTAGCAGTTCAGTCAACAGCCAATATGTTTCCCTTCCTTTTGATTATGAAAAATATAAGAAGACTTGTATTCAGGAAGGCTCACTGGACTGTTCAAAAATGTATCCTGTTTTAGGTCAATCAGAATCTGCTCGAATAATTAAGATTATGGGTATTACAGAAGCCAGCCCAGAATCTATTTTTCAAATACAACCCGTATCTGGAAGTAATATCGATATATATGTCCTGAACTTTGAAGGGGACTCTAATTCACAAGAAATTGTTTCAGTATACAATAATAAAGTGGTTAGTCGTCAATCAATCGGTTATGCAATGCCTGAAGAGGATACCTATGAAGCATTTATCATCAATACTGATATGACTATTGACATCTATGAAATCAGTTTTGCAGACAGTTCAAAAAAGAAAAAAAGAGAGAAATATAAGATATTAGCTAATGGTAATATTTCAAAAATATAAACAGAAATATTATAAGAAATGTTGAAAGTAAAAATTCTATTCTTATCCTTGATAGAATACTGTCACAGTACTCTCTACTCGGGTAGTAGCTTGGCTAAATTATGCTGATGCAAAATATTATTATAATCTTATGAATAGTCAATCCAAAGATATGCCCAGAGTTCCACAAAGAGTTAAAGACAGAATGAAATAAAAACCAAAACACAAATGAAAAACTTTTTAATCCTAGTACTCTTTATTTCAATTTCATGTTCAAGGGATAAGAAAAAAAATGAATACAACGAAATACAAAATATGAGTACTAATTCATCCATAGACAACCGTGGTAAAGAGGTTAATGATAAACATCCTCAATTATCAAAATTAGATCAGCTTATTCAATCAAAAAGTGTTACTGACAGTCTTATTTTGAATAAAGAATGTGACTTAAACATGGATACTATTAAAGATAA
This is a stretch of genomic DNA from Chryseobacterium tructae. It encodes these proteins:
- a CDS encoding SH3 domain-containing protein, which produces MKNLTPYILVGFSLFISCNGQENKSQKNKETKNKEMNSLKNAPYNITDDGDGTKSNYDDLSPEFIKTEKRILDQRKFQFPDENTFNHKIAEVFSINLKEYSNPIIALRLSMFPEVAIRKDQFIFIQDANANEPEFINPDLLYHFNSYVFYNTPVSYIWLQSNSPNLLYDLVVHYGYNKDKKLVESIFKKFDFNSLSEMEELIFSDSGTHKKLKKQIFDDIETIIYKGKVEDFSYAKEGNGYLRIGEIINTISASPKEYDEPEQTISYLFERELRVGIQGDIESYLNKNPQYQSNLEKNNFYDLPTLKKYVKYIYQKESNVIFTVQDADGYTNLRKDKNSSSQILQKINTGEQIDVLDQSGDWWLVVSKEGKKGYVHKSRIKSE